One stretch of Qipengyuania gelatinilytica DNA includes these proteins:
- the rplM gene encoding 50S ribosomal protein L13, with amino-acid sequence MKALTKVTQSAKPAEVEKDWHIIDAENLVVGRLAAIVANILRGKHKPSYTPHVDCGDHVIIINADKVKFTGKKMDDKIYYKHTGHPGGIKETTPAKVLGGRFPERVLEKAVQRMIPRGPLGRAQMKALHLYNGTEHPHEGQKPKTLDVASMNRKNKAVA; translated from the coding sequence ATGAAGGCTCTCACGAAAGTGACCCAGTCGGCAAAGCCGGCAGAGGTCGAAAAGGACTGGCACATCATCGACGCGGAAAACCTCGTCGTCGGCCGTCTCGCGGCAATCGTCGCCAACATCCTGCGCGGCAAGCACAAGCCGAGCTACACCCCGCATGTCGATTGCGGCGATCACGTCATCATCATCAATGCCGACAAGGTGAAGTTCACCGGCAAGAAGATGGACGACAAGATCTATTACAAGCACACCGGCCACCCGGGCGGCATCAAGGAAACCACCCCTGCCAAGGTGCTGGGCGGTCGTTTCCCCGAGCGCGTCCTTGAGAAGGCCGTGCAGCGCATGATTCCGCGCGGTCCGCTTGGCCGTGCGCAGATGAAGGCGCTCCACCTCTACAACGGCACCGAGCATCCGCATGAGGGCCAGAAGCCCAAGACGCTCGACGTCGCTTCGATGAACCGCAAGAACAAGGCTGTTGCATAA
- a CDS encoding cupin domain-containing protein — translation MRKSSKIALPLLAGTVLAACVTAQAKDEALPSALEAGWMGERVCTLQHQTETHRVLRCTFPPGVGHERHYHPAHYGYALSGGTMQLTSASGTRTATLETGSDYSSDGTEWHEVVNVGETTVTYLIVEEL, via the coding sequence ATGCGCAAAAGTTCGAAAATCGCCCTGCCGTTGCTGGCGGGTACCGTTCTTGCCGCCTGCGTGACCGCCCAGGCAAAGGACGAGGCGCTACCCTCCGCGCTTGAAGCCGGCTGGATGGGGGAGCGCGTGTGCACTCTCCAGCACCAGACCGAAACCCACCGCGTCCTGCGCTGCACCTTCCCGCCGGGTGTCGGCCATGAGCGGCACTACCACCCCGCGCACTACGGCTACGCGCTGAGCGGCGGCACGATGCAACTCACCAGCGCCAGCGGCACGCGCACCGCTACGCTGGAAACAGGCTCGGACTATTCGAGCGATGGCACCGAGTGGCACGAGGTGGTGAATGTGGGCGAGACCACGGTGACGTATCTGATTGTGGAAGAGCTTTAG
- a CDS encoding AMP-dependent synthetase/ligase — protein MLSDIDSANNLVELFLKRAGERPDRAFLGAKRDGEWQTISWGEAADQVCLLAESLRKLGLKPGDRVCLVSENRPEWCIADLAIMAAGCITVPAYVTNTERDHIHILDNSGAKAVIVSTEKLLGPLHGALQASGIADHVIGIEDLHRQQSGSFGFHQWDALVQGDAAAARKAVDERIADIGRGDTACIIYTSGTGGAPRGVMQHHGAILCNIAGAAEILIEDFGIEDEERFLSFLPASHAYEHTGGQFLPISVGAQIYYSEGLEKLASNIEETRPTIMVVVPRLFEVLRTRIMKQVSKQGGVAEKLMNTALEVGERRAEGKKKFGDGLKDAVVGRLLKPKIRQRFGGRIKAMVSGGAPLNPEVGIFFESMGLTMLQGYGQTEAGPVVACNRPKAGIAMHSVGPAMRGVEVKIAEDGEILCRGELVMHGYWQNQAETDRTIKDGWLHTGDIGHLDEKDRIVITDRKKDMIVNDKGDNIAPQKVEGMLTLQPEIGQAMVAGDKRPYIVGLIVPDAEWAVDWARANGKKFDLKALQDDPEFRSAVRKAVDRVNKDLSVIEKVRQFAFADEGFTIENEEMTPSMKIRRHKIKERYGDRLDGLYRG, from the coding sequence GTGCTGTCGGATATCGATTCCGCCAACAACCTTGTCGAACTTTTCCTGAAGCGTGCCGGCGAGAGGCCGGACCGCGCCTTTCTCGGCGCCAAGCGCGACGGAGAATGGCAGACGATCAGCTGGGGCGAAGCGGCGGACCAGGTCTGCCTGCTCGCCGAAAGCCTGCGCAAGCTTGGCCTGAAGCCGGGCGACAGGGTTTGCCTCGTCTCCGAGAACCGTCCCGAATGGTGCATCGCCGACCTCGCGATCATGGCCGCAGGCTGCATCACCGTGCCGGCCTATGTGACCAATACCGAGCGCGATCACATCCATATCCTCGACAATTCGGGCGCGAAGGCAGTCATCGTTTCGACCGAAAAGCTGCTCGGCCCGCTCCACGGGGCACTGCAGGCATCGGGCATTGCCGACCATGTCATCGGGATCGAGGACCTCCACCGCCAGCAGTCGGGCAGCTTCGGCTTCCACCAGTGGGATGCCTTGGTCCAGGGCGATGCGGCTGCGGCGCGCAAGGCCGTCGACGAGCGTATCGCCGACATCGGCCGCGGCGACACCGCCTGCATCATCTACACCTCGGGCACCGGCGGCGCACCGCGCGGCGTCATGCAGCATCACGGCGCGATCCTGTGCAATATCGCGGGCGCTGCAGAAATCCTGATCGAGGATTTCGGCATCGAGGATGAAGAGCGCTTCCTCTCCTTCCTCCCGGCGAGCCACGCCTATGAACACACCGGCGGGCAGTTCCTCCCGATCAGCGTGGGCGCGCAGATCTATTATTCCGAAGGGCTCGAAAAGCTCGCCAGCAATATCGAGGAAACGCGCCCGACCATCATGGTCGTGGTCCCGCGCCTTTTCGAGGTGCTGCGCACCCGCATCATGAAGCAGGTAAGCAAGCAGGGCGGCGTCGCCGAAAAGCTGATGAACACCGCACTCGAAGTCGGCGAGCGCCGGGCCGAGGGCAAGAAGAAGTTCGGTGACGGGCTGAAGGACGCTGTCGTCGGCCGCCTGCTCAAGCCGAAGATCCGCCAGCGTTTCGGCGGGCGCATCAAGGCGATGGTTTCGGGCGGCGCGCCGCTTAATCCCGAAGTCGGCATCTTCTTCGAAAGCATGGGTCTCACCATGCTGCAGGGCTATGGCCAGACCGAGGCCGGTCCGGTGGTCGCCTGCAACCGCCCCAAGGCGGGTATCGCCATGCATTCGGTCGGCCCGGCCATGCGTGGGGTCGAGGTGAAGATCGCCGAGGACGGCGAAATCCTCTGTCGCGGCGAGCTGGTGATGCACGGTTACTGGCAGAACCAGGCCGAGACCGATCGTACGATCAAGGACGGGTGGCTGCACACCGGCGATATCGGCCATCTCGACGAGAAAGACCGGATCGTCATCACCGACCGCAAGAAGGACATGATCGTCAACGACAAGGGCGACAATATCGCCCCGCAAAAGGTCGAGGGCATGCTGACGCTGCAGCCCGAGATCGGCCAGGCGATGGTCGCGGGCGACAAGCGCCCCTACATCGTCGGCCTGATCGTGCCCGATGCCGAATGGGCGGTCGACTGGGCGCGCGCCAATGGCAAAAAGTTCGACCTCAAGGCATTGCAGGACGATCCCGAATTCCGCAGCGCAGTGCGCAAGGCGGTCGACCGGGTGAACAAGGACCTCTCGGTGATCGAAAAGGTCCGCCAGTTTGCCTTCGCGGACGAGGGCTTCACCATCGAGAACGAGGAAATGACACCCTCGATGAAAATCCGCCGCCACAAGATCAAGGAACGCTACGGCGACCGTCTCGACGGGCTCTACCGGGGCTGA
- the cutA gene encoding divalent-cation tolerance protein CutA, whose protein sequence is MSALIYCPFPDRETALAVGGQLVDEKLVACINVGGSISAIFAWNAEKGEGEEVAALLKTDAGLLDAAIERLDCLHPYDTPAILGWPCHASAGTQEWLAGLSDGGKSDRS, encoded by the coding sequence TTGAGCGCGCTGATCTACTGTCCTTTTCCCGACCGGGAGACGGCACTCGCTGTCGGCGGGCAGCTGGTCGACGAAAAGCTGGTCGCCTGCATCAATGTGGGCGGATCGATCTCGGCAATCTTTGCCTGGAACGCAGAGAAGGGCGAGGGCGAGGAAGTCGCCGCCCTGCTCAAGACAGATGCCGGTCTGCTCGATGCCGCCATAGAGCGGCTTGATTGCCTGCACCCTTATGATACCCCAGCCATATTGGGTTGGCCCTGTCACGCAAGCGCCGGAACGCAAGAGTGGCTGGCAGGGCTCAGCGATGGGGGAAAGAGTGACAGGTCTTAG
- the thiS gene encoding sulfur carrier protein ThiS, which produces MIALTVNGESRRTAASTIADLVRELDLDPAKVAVEHNGTIAPRSELASHTLSEGDALEIVHFVGGGQGDSAGDDSWTVAGRTFTSRLIVGTGKYKDFEQNASALEASGAEIVTVAVRRVNVSDPKAPMLTDFIDPTKTTYLPNTAGCFTAGDAIRTLRLAREAGGWDLVKLEVLGEAKTLYPDMRETLKATEVLAKEGFLPMVYCVDDPIAAKQLEEAGAVAIMPLGAPIGSGLGIQNQVTIRLIVEGANVPVLVDAGVGTASDAAVAMELGCDGVLMNTAIAEAKDPIRMARAMKLAVEAGRDAYLAGRMGRRKYADPSSPLAGLI; this is translated from the coding sequence ATGATTGCCCTGACCGTCAATGGCGAAAGCCGCCGCACCGCCGCCTCCACCATCGCCGACCTCGTGCGCGAGCTCGATCTCGACCCTGCAAAGGTCGCGGTCGAACACAATGGTACGATCGCCCCGCGCAGCGAACTAGCGAGCCACACGCTTTCCGAAGGCGACGCTCTCGAAATCGTGCATTTCGTGGGCGGTGGCCAGGGCGATAGCGCGGGCGATGACAGCTGGACCGTGGCGGGCCGGACCTTCACATCGCGCCTGATCGTCGGGACTGGCAAGTACAAGGACTTCGAACAGAACGCTTCAGCGCTTGAGGCAAGCGGCGCGGAGATCGTGACCGTGGCCGTCCGCCGCGTGAATGTCAGCGATCCCAAGGCTCCGATGCTGACCGACTTCATCGATCCCACGAAGACCACATACCTGCCGAACACCGCGGGTTGTTTCACCGCGGGCGATGCCATCCGCACCCTGCGCCTTGCGCGCGAGGCCGGCGGCTGGGACCTCGTGAAGCTCGAGGTTCTGGGCGAGGCGAAGACGCTCTACCCCGACATGCGCGAAACGCTCAAAGCAACAGAGGTATTGGCCAAGGAAGGCTTCTTGCCCATGGTCTATTGCGTCGACGATCCGATTGCCGCGAAGCAACTCGAGGAAGCGGGCGCGGTTGCGATCATGCCTCTGGGCGCTCCCATCGGTTCGGGCCTCGGCATCCAGAACCAGGTCACGATCCGCCTGATTGTCGAGGGCGCTAATGTGCCTGTGCTGGTCGATGCGGGTGTCGGCACGGCTTCCGATGCAGCCGTGGCCATGGAACTGGGCTGTGACGGCGTGCTGATGAACACCGCTATCGCCGAGGCAAAGGACCCGATCCGCATGGCCCGCGCGATGAAGCTGGCCGTGGAGGCAGGGCGAGACGCCTATCTCGCCGGTCGCATGGGTCGCCGCAAATACGCCGATCCGTCGAGCCCGCTCGCCGGATTGATTTAA
- a CDS encoding COX15/CtaA family protein — translation MTKTAVRARPALLANWLFLVACMVIVIVTVGGITRLTESGLSITEWKPVLGALPPLSQADWQAEFELYKKIPEYIEINGPAGMDLEAFKTIYWWEWIHRQLGRLIGLALAVPLAIFAIRKMIPQGYFWRLFALVALVALQGSFGWWMVASGLETRTDVSHFRLAIHLCTALILLGGLIWTALDLRALAKGNERPARMTAIAGWTGVILFVQLLLGAWVAGLNAGLASDSWPLMQGRLVPEVDMSQGFFWAATHDPFLIHWMHRWWAWVAVGALILMARRVKRVNRPASIAIYSAFGIQILLGIATVMTGVEFHLAVLHQLVGALLVAAYAWGAHTLGRTA, via the coding sequence ATGACCAAGACCGCTGTCCGCGCCCGGCCTGCCTTGCTGGCCAACTGGCTCTTCCTCGTCGCTTGCATGGTGATCGTGATCGTCACCGTCGGCGGGATTACGCGCCTTACGGAAAGCGGGCTTTCCATCACCGAATGGAAACCCGTCCTGGGCGCCCTGCCCCCCCTGTCGCAAGCCGACTGGCAGGCCGAGTTCGAGCTCTACAAGAAAATTCCCGAGTATATAGAGATCAACGGGCCAGCAGGCATGGACCTCGAGGCGTTCAAGACGATCTACTGGTGGGAGTGGATCCACCGCCAGCTCGGCCGGCTGATCGGCCTCGCGCTGGCCGTGCCGCTGGCGATCTTCGCGATCCGCAAGATGATCCCGCAAGGCTATTTCTGGCGCCTCTTCGCGCTGGTGGCACTGGTCGCCCTGCAGGGTAGCTTCGGCTGGTGGATGGTCGCTTCGGGCCTCGAGACACGTACCGACGTCAGCCATTTCCGCCTCGCTATCCACCTTTGCACCGCCCTGATCCTGCTGGGCGGCCTGATCTGGACCGCACTTGATCTGCGCGCACTGGCGAAGGGGAACGAGCGCCCTGCGCGCATGACTGCCATAGCCGGCTGGACCGGGGTGATCCTCTTCGTGCAGCTCCTCCTCGGCGCATGGGTTGCCGGGCTCAATGCAGGTCTCGCCTCTGACAGCTGGCCGCTCATGCAGGGCAGGCTGGTGCCCGAAGTCGACATGTCGCAAGGCTTCTTCTGGGCAGCGACACATGATCCTTTCCTGATCCACTGGATGCACCGCTGGTGGGCCTGGGTTGCGGTTGGCGCCCTGATCCTGATGGCGCGCAGGGTGAAGCGGGTAAACCGTCCCGCCTCGATCGCGATCTATAGCGCCTTCGGCATCCAGATCCTGCTGGGCATCGCCACGGTCATGACCGGCGTCGAATTCCACCTCGCAGTGCTTCACCAGCTCGTCGGCGCGCTGCTTGTCGCGGCCTATGCATGGGGCGCGCACACGCTCGGCAGGACCGCTTGA
- a CDS encoding MerC domain-containing protein has translation MLQRAINPIRQRLDRIGIGLSGLCALHCLASIVLVSGLGIGGEFFLAPEIHRWGLAAATLVAAVAIGWGALRHRMAAPFVIAMTGLTFMGAALAVPHGFKEAVLTIIGVALVSLGHILNLRHCHSAACKERCGD, from the coding sequence ATGCTGCAACGCGCCATAAACCCGATTCGACAGCGGCTGGACCGCATCGGCATCGGCCTGTCCGGCCTGTGTGCGCTGCATTGCCTCGCCAGTATCGTTCTTGTGTCCGGCCTCGGGATCGGCGGCGAGTTTTTCCTCGCGCCCGAAATCCATCGCTGGGGCCTTGCCGCTGCGACTCTCGTCGCTGCCGTGGCGATCGGTTGGGGCGCACTGCGTCACCGCATGGCTGCACCCTTCGTCATCGCCATGACCGGCCTCACCTTCATGGGCGCCGCGCTGGCAGTCCCGCATGGCTTCAAGGAAGCGGTTCTGACGATCATCGGCGTCGCGCTGGTATCGCTCGGCCACATCCTCAATCTGCGTCATTGCCATTCCGCCGCTTGCAAGGAGCGCTGCGGAGACTAA
- the rpsI gene encoding 30S ribosomal protein S9 produces the protein MADETKNETVSDLADLKDIAADAPQGDAADIAAKADVPLREQELDAQGRAYATGRRKDATARVWLVPGSGKIIVNGKDQEVYFARPTLRLVIDQPFAITERQGQYDVVATVRGGGLSGQAGAVKHGISQALTKYEPALRSTVKAAGFLTRDSRVVERKKYGRAKARRSFQFSKR, from the coding sequence ATGGCTGACGAAACCAAGAACGAAACCGTCTCGGATCTCGCCGATCTGAAGGACATCGCTGCAGACGCGCCCCAGGGCGACGCGGCAGACATCGCAGCCAAGGCCGACGTTCCCCTGCGCGAGCAGGAACTCGACGCACAGGGCCGCGCCTATGCAACCGGTCGTCGTAAGGACGCTACCGCTCGCGTGTGGCTCGTTCCCGGCAGCGGCAAGATCATCGTCAACGGCAAGGACCAGGAAGTTTACTTCGCACGTCCGACCCTGCGTCTCGTGATCGACCAGCCGTTCGCCATCACCGAGCGCCAGGGCCAGTACGACGTTGTCGCCACCGTTCGCGGCGGCGGGCTCTCGGGCCAGGCCGGTGCGGTCAAGCACGGCATCAGCCAGGCACTGACCAAGTACGAGCCTGCGCTGCGTTCGACGGTCAAGGCCGCCGGCTTCCTGACCCGCGACAGCCGCGTGGTCGAGCGTAAGAAGTACGGCCGC
- the ggt gene encoding gamma-glutamyltransferase, which translates to MDCRFLISLGALALASCAYPSSGDITETVGLAPSFKGAVTAADPRAQAAGEAILAKGGSATDAAIAVMLALTVVEPQSSGIGGGGFLVRGEADGDVTSFDGRETAPAGATPEWFLDENGETPPFMQSVRSGLSVGVPGNIALAAKAHAAHGRLDWAELFEPAIELAREGFQINPRMHDSLTRSKNRAAFSAEARALFYDASGNALPVGTVVRNEALAKTLESLAAGGREAFYSGPLALALATTVAADTPKPGAMTYDDVAGYDAKEREPVCSSYRKYRICSMGPPTSGGVAVQQMLLQLERFDLAALGAENPVTWHLFLESQRLAYADREIYLADSDYVKVPVAGLLDRNYLAERSALISAEGSMAEALPGTPPGASAMLADGDEPEENGTSHFAVVDSDNTMVSYTSTVEGPFGSGLMVDGFYLNNELTDFSRSPVVDGRLVANRVEGGKRPRSSMAPTIVYDPQGRPFMAVGAAGGSTIPVTTARAIIGAIDFGLSAEDSLRLPFLMAFGQRVMIEEGTWLEAEADAFRALGHEELIVRQAPIKAGALLFGADGWQSARDPRLEGYVDMP; encoded by the coding sequence CTTGCCTCGTGCGCCTACCCCTCCAGCGGCGACATCACCGAGACTGTCGGGCTCGCTCCTTCCTTTAAGGGTGCGGTAACCGCAGCCGATCCTCGCGCGCAGGCCGCGGGCGAGGCGATCCTCGCCAAGGGCGGCAGTGCAACGGACGCGGCGATCGCCGTGATGCTGGCGCTGACCGTGGTCGAGCCGCAAAGCTCCGGCATCGGCGGCGGCGGCTTCCTCGTTCGCGGCGAGGCCGATGGCGATGTCACCAGTTTCGACGGGCGCGAGACGGCACCTGCCGGTGCGACGCCCGAATGGTTCCTCGACGAAAACGGCGAAACCCCTCCCTTCATGCAATCGGTCCGCAGCGGGCTGAGCGTGGGCGTCCCGGGCAACATCGCGCTCGCAGCCAAGGCGCACGCCGCGCATGGCAGGCTCGACTGGGCGGAGCTGTTCGAACCGGCCATCGAACTTGCCCGCGAAGGCTTCCAGATCAATCCGCGCATGCACGATTCGCTCACGCGCTCGAAGAACCGCGCTGCATTCAGCGCCGAGGCGCGCGCCCTCTTCTACGATGCGTCCGGAAACGCCCTGCCGGTCGGCACGGTAGTGCGAAACGAAGCGCTGGCGAAGACACTCGAATCGCTTGCCGCAGGCGGCCGCGAGGCTTTCTATTCGGGCCCCCTTGCGCTGGCACTGGCCACGACCGTGGCAGCCGATACGCCCAAGCCGGGCGCGATGACCTACGACGACGTCGCCGGCTATGACGCGAAAGAGCGCGAGCCCGTGTGCAGCAGCTATCGCAAATATCGCATCTGCTCGATGGGTCCGCCCACATCGGGCGGCGTGGCGGTCCAGCAGATGCTCCTGCAGCTCGAGCGTTTCGACCTCGCTGCGCTGGGCGCGGAAAATCCGGTGACCTGGCACCTGTTCCTTGAATCGCAGCGGCTCGCCTATGCCGACCGCGAGATCTACCTTGCCGACAGCGACTATGTAAAAGTGCCCGTGGCGGGCCTGCTCGACCGCAATTACCTCGCCGAGCGCAGCGCGCTGATCTCCGCGGAGGGATCGATGGCGGAAGCACTGCCCGGCACCCCTCCCGGCGCGAGCGCTATGCTGGCCGATGGCGACGAGCCTGAGGAAAACGGCACATCGCATTTCGCCGTTGTCGATAGCGATAACACGATGGTTAGCTACACCTCGACCGTCGAAGGGCCTTTCGGCTCGGGCCTGATGGTGGACGGCTTCTATCTCAACAACGAGCTGACCGATTTCAGCCGCTCGCCTGTCGTCGACGGACGCCTGGTCGCCAATCGCGTCGAGGGCGGCAAGCGTCCGCGTTCCTCCATGGCGCCGACGATCGTCTACGATCCGCAGGGGCGCCCCTTCATGGCGGTCGGCGCGGCAGGGGGTAGCACGATCCCGGTTACCACCGCACGCGCGATCATTGGGGCGATCGATTTCGGACTGTCTGCAGAAGACTCGCTGCGCCTGCCCTTCCTGATGGCGTTCGGCCAGCGGGTCATGATCGAGGAAGGCACCTGGCTCGAAGCCGAGGCCGACGCATTCCGCGCGCTCGGCCATGAAGAGCTGATCGTGCGCCAGGCGCCGATCAAGGCGGGCGCGCTCCTGTTCGGTGCCGATGGCTGGCAAAGCGCCCGCGATCCGCGTCTCGAAGGCTATGTCGACATGCCCTGA